One part of the Penaeus vannamei isolate JL-2024 unplaced genomic scaffold, ASM4276789v1 unanchor521, whole genome shotgun sequence genome encodes these proteins:
- the LOC138861016 gene encoding uncharacterized protein, translated as MVSNQHSEGTQRPRISEDAFNRYFGRIIRDERKASATERETFLLKEFLWKVVNLEPRFLVGVCLTRMFLVTRGAPSKWKAARPPVAKRPQVRAERGPQKVWKTEGRQQAAPRDKTPRASEKHPHHVSVEEVPQKVRETEGIEQAAPQEDKTPPAYEKRPHNIRVGRLKVRKTEGREQAAPREDKTPRASAKRPHHVRVEEVPQKVRKTEGREQAAPRKDKTPRSYRKRHHHKADKVYRKVRKGEGKQKPAKTILPGEQEKQPQIVIAQPKLPRPDPQKKSVIFNNCYNRVFSLSFDGAHRDRTPTQREIIVLTQFCAKFDLPVLSCEQFKAHMGAKPRKLGKGGYGEAFLNRESGVVMKFASSINVYRTFIMEAMVTKLFAEYHSGFQRLVGLCPDKLGLVTRYAGLSLAYYVDSGRLKADHKFSILTQLCKILSDLHQQGFVHNDVKVQNVCVSLT; from the exons ATGGTGTCTAACCAACACTCTGAGGGGACGCAGCGTCCCAGGATTTCCGAGGACGCGTTCAACAGATACTTCGGGAGGATCATCAGGGACGAGAGGAAGGCCAGTGCGACCGAGCGGGAGACTTTCCTGCTCAA AGAATTCCTTTGGAAGGTCGTGAACCTGGAACCACGCTTCCTGGTTGGCGTCTGCCTCACAAGGATGTTTCTCGTAACACGCGGGGCCCCCAGTAAGTGGAAGGCCGCCCGGCCGCCCGTTGCTAAGCGCCCTCAGGTTAGGGCCGAGAGGGGTCCTCAGAAGGTGTGGAAAACTGAGGGCAGACAGCAGGCCGCTCCACGGGACAAGACCCCCCGAGCCTCTGAAAAGCACCCTCACCATGTCAGCGTCGAGGAGGTCCCTCAGAAGGTGAGGGAGACTGAAGGCATAGAGCAGGCCGCTCCACAGGAGGACAAGACCCCCCCAGCCTATGAAAAGCGCCCTCACAATATCAGGGTCGGAAGACTGAAGGTGAGGAAGACTGAAGGCAGAGAGCAGGCCGCTCCACGGGAGGACAAGACCCCCCGAGCCTCTGCAAAGCGCCCTCACCATGTCAGGGTCGAGGAGGTCCCTCAGAAGGTGAGGAAGACGGAGGGCAGAGAGCAGGCCGCTCCACGGAAGGATAAGACTCCCCGATCCTATCGAAAGCGCCATCACCATAAGGCCGACAAGGTCTATCGCAaggtgaggaagggtgaaggcAAGCAGAAGCCTGCCAAAACCATTCTCCCTGGAGAGCAGGAGAAGCAGCCTCAAATTGTGATAGCACAGCCGAAGCTGCCCCGCCCGGATCCGCAGAAAAAATCCGTCATCTTCAACAACTGCTACAACAGggtattttctctgtctttcgacGGCGCGCATAGAGATCGAACACCAACGCAACGCGAGATCATCGTTTTGACTCAATTCTGTGCTAAATTTGAccttcctgtcctgtcctgtgaGCAATTCAAGGCACATATGGGGGCGAAGCCCAGGAAGCTCGGAAAGGGCGGCTACGGGGAGGCCTTTTTGAACAGGGAGAGTGGCGTGGTGATGAAATTCGCATCATCTATTAATGTATACCGAACCTTTATTATGGAAGCCATGGTCACGAAACTCTTTGCCGAATACCACAGCGGCTTCCAGCGCCTCGTAGGCCTCTGCCCAGACAAACTAGGTCTCGTGACCAGGTATGCCGGCCTTTCCCTGGCCTACTATGTGGACTCGGGCAGACTGAAAGCAGATCACAAGTTCTCCATCTTGACGCAGCTCTGCAAGATCCTGTCGGACTTGCACCAGCAAGGCTTCGTGCACAACGACGTCAAGGTGCAGAACGTGTGTGTCAGTCTGACCTAG